The genomic segment TGCTGGGTGTCAGGCCCTGCTTCCTCGCCTAGCAGCCCCTTCTGCCCATAGCGCTGTGAACTCTGCCTGAAGCCTGGCGCCACGGTGGGCTGCtgcctttcctcctgcctcagcAACTTCCACTTCATGTGCGCCCGGGCCAGCTACTGCATTTTCCAGGATGACAAGAAAGTGTTCTGCCAGAAGCACACAGACCTGCTGGATGGCAAGGTGGGCCCTCACCTTGGGGACACACTGCCCCActgctctctctcttcttcctctcaggGAGCCCCGTAGCCCCTCGAGCCTCACCCAGCTGCCTCTTAGTGTCTCTTCCTTGTTCCCTTGCTCTCCGCCCCCAGTCCTTTAGTCAAGCCCCTTGACTGACCAGTCTCTGGAGCAAGCCTTCCCTCACATCCCCCTCACCCCCTCACCAATCCAGCAACCCCATTTGCCACCCACCTCCCAGGAGATCGTGAACCCTGACGGTTTTGATGTTCTCCGCCGAGTCTACGTGGACTTTGAGGGCATCAATTTCAAGCGAAAGTTCTTGACGGGGCTTGAACCTGATGCCATCAATGTACTCATTGGTAAgcagcttgctctctcccctcaTCTTCCTGACCCTGCCTAGGCCCGCTTTCCTGACCTCTCCCACCCACCTGTACCATAGGCTCCATTCGGATCGACTCCTTGGGCACTCTGTCTGACCTCTCAGACTGTGAGGGACGGCTCTTCCCCATTGGCTACCAGTGAGCAACCCAGGGGGTgttggtggggctgggggcttcCAAGGCTGGATCTTGTTTCCCAAGTTGTCCTGTCCCTTTTGTCCTACGcgccacccacccccacctccccccgccccaggtGCTCCCGTCTGTACTGGAGCACGGTAGATGCTCGGCGGCGCTGCTGGTATCGGTGCCGGATCCTGGAGTATCGGCCATGGGGGCCAAGAGAAGAGCCGGTTCACCTGGAGGCAGCAGAAGAGAACCAGACCATTGTGCACAGTCCTGCCCCTTCCTCAGGTATGGCCTTGGAGCGCGCGCATTTTTTCCCCGAGTGCTGCCCCCCGCAAGCAGCTACCCATCAAGCGTTGTTCTCCTGTGCCCTAGTGAAATCCCAGGATGTTTGCCATTGTTCTGTGTGTTGCAGTGGTGGTAGCTTAAGACTAACTTCGTGCCAGGAAGTGAGGAGAGAGGCAGGTGCACCCTAACTGCTTGTGAGGGTGGCAGTTTCTGGACAAATGTAAGGAGCGTTTATGGCCCCCTGACTTGGGGCTCCGTGCTTGTGTTATGCTCCCCGCAGCCCCTTGAAAAAGGGATAAGCTCCTTTGTACATCCTAGAGGGGGCATAGTGGTGAAGCCAGGATTTAACCCTAGACCCGCTCATTTCCCAAACTGACACCCTCCCCTCCATGCCAGCGCTTAGGGCCGGTTGGCAGGAAGCACAGAATGGGCCCAAGGACTGGTAGAGAGAGGGGTCCTGGTGGGCccagtgggaggagggagagatgtGGATCATGCTTGTGGGCAAGGTGTTTGTTCTGGGTTGGAGCACAacatggagagaggggaaaagagagTACAGCCACCCTGGCTGGAAACACAGGAGCACTGGGAGCAGGCAGCAGAGATCAGCGGGTACAGATTGGGTGGAGCCAGGTCATGGGGCGCCACAAGCGCCAGGATGGGGTGGATGCCTTTGATGTGGCTGGGATGCGCAGCGCCAGTAAGAAAGTGGTAGGACTGGCCGTGCTGGAGGGAGGGCTGTACCCTGCGTGGGGCCTGAATCTGGGAGGGAACAGCAGGCATCCAGGAAGTGAGGAAATGGCCAAGGATGGGTGAGGGGGTCACAAAGGGACTCTGAGCCAGGTGTATGGGGAGGTTTTGCAGAAGTCAGAGAGGTTTGAGATCTGGGCCATGACTGGGAACGCAAGCACCTTGTGCCCGGGTCAGGGGCCAGACGGAGGTGTGGGTGCCTCAAGAGAATGAAAGCTGTGTGAGCAGAGGCTTTCACAAGGAGCCCCCGCCACCCACGATCCCATTCTCTTGCCTCTCTAGAGCCCCCAGATCATGTGGACCCCCCGCCAGATACAGATGCCCTTATCCCTAGAGCTCCTGAGCACCACCCACCCGTTCAGAACCTGGACCCCCCACCTCGGCTGGATCCAAGCAGCgcccctcctccagctccccgCTCCTTCTCGGGGGCTCGAATCAAAGTGCCCAACTACTCACCATCCCGGAGGCCCTTGGGGGGTGTGTCCTTTggacccctgccctcccctggtGTGTACCTGGAAGTACTGggaaggggtggggcagggtgaggCAGGAACTCCTGGCTGACACTGACCCTTCCCCCTACAGGAAGTCCATCTTCTCTGACCCACCACATCCCTACAGTGGGAGACCCGGACTTCCCAGCTCCCCCGAGACGCTCCCGTCGCCCCAGCCCTCTGGCTTCCAGGCTGCCACCTTCACGGCGGGCCTCTCCCCCTCTCAGAACCTCTCCTCAGCTCAGGGTGCCCCCTCCTACCTCAGTCGTTAGAGCCCTCACACCTACCTCAGGGGAGCTGGCTCCCCCAAGCCGGGCCCCGTCTCCTCCACCACCCCCTGAAGACCTGGGCCCAGACTTTGAGGACATGGAGGTGGTGTCAGGACTGAGTGCTGCTGACCTGGACTTTGCGGCCAGCCTGCTGGGGACTGAGCCCTTCCAGGAAGAGATCGTGGCTGCGGGGGCCGGGGGGAGCAGCCATGGGGGCCCGGGGGACAGCTCAGAGGAGGAGGCCGGCCCCACCCCCCGCTACGTCCACTTCCCTGTGACTGTGGTGTCCGGCCCTGCCCTGGTCCCCGGTGCCCTCCCCGGAGCCCCCCGCATTGAACAGCTGGACGGAGTGGATGATGGCACCGACAGCGAGGCCGAGGCAGTCCAGCAGCCTCGGGGCCAGGGGACTCCTCCTTCAGGGCCAGGAGCAGGCCGGGCGGGGATCATCGGGGCTACAGGGGACAGGGCCCGACCTCCTGAGGACTTGCCGTCAGAAATCGTGGATTTCGTGTTGAAGAACCTAGGGGGTCCTGGGGAAGGGGGTGCTGGACCCAGAGAGGAGCCCCTACCCCCAGCACCTCCTCTGGCCAACGGCAGCCAGCCCCCTCAGGGCCTGCCCCCTAACCCAGCTGACCCCACCCGGACGTTTGCCTGGCTCCCTGGACCCCCAGGGGTCCGGGTATTGAGCCTGGGCCCTGCCCCTGAGCCCCCGAAACCTGCCGCATCCAAGATCATCCTTGTCAACAAGCTGGGGCAGGTGTTTGTAAAGATGGCGGGGGAGGGTGAACCTGTCTCACCCCCAGTGAAGCCACCGCCTCTGCCCCCTCCCATGCCCCCCACGGCCCCCACTTCCTGGACTCTGCCCCCAGGACCCTTGCTGGGTGTGTTGCCAGTGGTAGGGGTGGtccgccctgccccgcccccacctccccctccatTAACGCTGGTGTTGAGCAGTGGGCCCCCCAGCCCGCCCCGCCAGGCCATCCGTGTCAAAAGGGTGTCCACCTTCTCTGGCCGTTCTCCACCAGCGCCTCCACCAAGCAAGACTCCCCGGCTGGAGGAAGATGGAGAGTCCTTCGAGGACCCCCCCCAGGGTCCAGGGCCTTGTGGCAGTGGGTGAGTGAGTGTGGCCAGGCTGTGGAGTGGGGGAGAGGTGGGCAGAGgaaggcactcagccttcctacGGTGCCCCTACCCCAGGTTCAGCCGAGTGAGGATGAAAACGCCCACCGTGCGTGGAGTTCTCGACCTGGGTGATCCTGGGGAGCCCACTGCAGGGGAAAGCCCGAGGTGAGTGGCCAGCctcctttccctggaggctccgGTACCGCTgtcctttcctccttctgacaggtCTCTTCTCACAGGCCCCTCCAGGACCGGTCCCCTCTGCTGCCGCTTCCCGAAGGTGGTCCTCCCCGGGCCCCTGATGGTCCCCCTGACCTGCTGCTTGAGTCCCAGTGGCACCACTACTCAGGTAGGGACCAGCCTCTCCCTCtcactgcctccctcccccatTCTGGTCTCAGCTGAGTAACTGACATACACAATTGGTCCACTTTAAACACTCCCTGGGTGTTGCACGTTGCACACTCAACGTGGATACAAGCCTGAGGCGAGGTGCTAGGGTTGCAGAGCTACCCTTAGGAGCTTGCGGCCTgtggcagaaatgaacacatgcCTGTCCAGTGTCCCCAAAAGGCCAAGGAAGGGCTTCAGAACTTTGTGTGCCAGGGTCAGAGGGTTAGGTACCTAGTAAAGCCAAAGATGGGGTTCTGGGGATCATTCAGAAAGGGTTCAGCCCACTTGAGACCCAGAGGAAGGGCAAGAGCAGTAGGGAAGTCAGAGGAGAGTGGTGTCCGGAGGCTCAGGGAAGGCAGTAGTCAGCCATCCCGGCTGCTGCAGAGGCCGCCGTGCACATGGGCTCTGGGAAAGGCGTACTGTCTGTACAGGCAGCGCAGGGTGGGGAGGATGTTGTGTCAGAGTCCCAAACTGAAGACAGTGGTGGTGAGGAAGCCAGAATAGAGCCCAGGCACCTCACCAGAAAGCTCAGCTGAGAGtcttgggcgggggtggggggagggtgggacaaactcaCAGGGGTTTTGTGTGAGGGCTGTGAAagcaaaggcaagaaggaagTTGAATGGGACTCATGGATGgaaaaggaggtgggaggagctgTGGCAGTCAGGTTTGAATTGGAGACCCCTGAGACAGGAGGACACGAGGAAGGTGTACAGGCATATCTCGTTTTATTGCCCTTCAGTTATcacattttttacaaattgaaggtttgtggaaaCCCTGCATGGAGCAAGTCTTATCAGCGTCATTTTTCCAACAATAtctgctcactttgtgtctctgtgtcacacttTGGTAATTTTCATAATACTTCAAACTTTCTCATTGTCTGTGacggtgatctgtgatcagtgatctttgctgTTACTATTGCAAGAAGATTACAACTTGCTGaaagctcagatgatggttagcatattTTAGCgataattaaggtatgtacattgtttttttagCCATAATGCTGTTGCACATTTAAGAGACTACAatgtagtgtaaacataacttttatatgccctGGGAAACCCAAAAGATTTGTTGACTTGCTTTATTTCAGTATTTACCCTAATGCGGTGGTCCGGAACCGAACCCGCAATATCTCCGAGTTATGCCTGTACTTGCAGAGATAATGAGACATCAGGATGCAGGATGGGGCACTTGGAGCAGTTCTGGCTGATGGACTCAGTGAAGCTGGAAGGGCAGTGCTCTGCTGGTcatggagggcagggggagagggagtGGGCTCCAGCCAAGTAAGCTGGTAATTGAGCAGCCCAAGGCTCAGAATTTCTTGTGGCCCCAGTCCTGTTGGGATGTGTGGATTTTCTCCATTATGTAGAGCTCAACTGCTGAGTAGGGAAGTGGAATGAAGTAGACTGAGACTGTTTAGCTGAAAGGCTACTTACAGGGGTCAGAGATGGCGTAAGGAGGTGGTAGTGACCGTGACAGACAGGTCCCTGCCCGTAGGGACCAGACACATTTTGCTAGAGGAAACCGACATGTAATTAGCAAGTGCACTTCAGCTTAGAATGAGCGCTGTGAGAAAGAAGCCAGTGAGAGAGTGCCTGGGCGAGGCCTCTGTCTACAGACTGGTCTGTGTAGTTATGTTCAGGGAATAGAATGGAAGTGAGGGTGGAGAAAGGCGGAAGTCAGAGGAGGACCCTGGAGCACTTGGAGGCTTGGAGATGATGTGGGTCACACAGCAAGAGTTAGGTTTAATCTTGCTTAGGGACAGAGGGTGGGCATATGGGCAGGTTGGCCCAGAGAAGTTACATGGGAAGGAAGCTTGGCCATGTGAGTCCTGCCTCTCCTATAATGTGCTCCATTCAAAACATTTGCCCCCATCCCACTCATCTTAGGTACAGTGGTCGGGCCTCAGTTCACATCCTGCTTGAGCCAATAGCATCATTTGGTGCATGGATCCCTCCCTCCTTGAAGCATGTCCTTTCCTGGCTTCCAGCCCTCTCCTCACCTCGGGTTGTGCCCCTTTGTTCTAGCCTGTCAACTTTGGTGTGTCCCAGGACCCTGGACTTGACTTCTCTATCTCCACTTATTCCTGAGTGCTCTTGTCTGTCTTCCTGGCTCTAAAGCCCATCTCTAATTCTGATAGCTCCCAAATCGCTAGCCAGGCTCCTGTATCCTGCTGCCCGCCTGCCATCTCTGCCACAAGTTGAAAGGGGAGGTTTTCTAAGAGAGATCTCTGACTCAGTGTGTTCTAAACTGAGTTCTTAACTTTCACTACAAACTTGTTTCTCCCATACCTTTACTGCCTCAGTCAGTGGCCATTGTATCCTTCGAGTTGTTTAGACTCCACCCCTGGAGTTGTCcttgactctcctctttctcatATCCACATCACCTATGTTAGCTAGGCCTGTCTGTTCTAGCTTTAAATTCTTTAGCCCTTGAGAAGTCCCTCATAGTGTACATATACTTGATTCTTTGAGTATGGGCTTTTTATAATACTATAATCTTTACAGAAATCTTTACAGAAATGGGGTGCACATaaaaaaattgttgtttagtcaataagtcatgtctacctcttttgtgaccccatggactgtactccagcaggctcctgtatccatgggattttccagacaagaatactggagtgggttgctgttttcttctccagaggatcatcccaacccagggatcgaacacgtgtctcctgcttggcaggcagattctttactactgagccaccagggaagcccactttaaaaAACACATGTGCAAAATAGTTCTCCAGTATTTTAAGTTTTGTGTGAGATTCAGAAGAATGAGGAGTAGATGGGCATTTGTGATAgactgagtttgagtgagctgTGAACACGTCCTACAGAAAAGGAACTGTAGACCCTTTAGAAGAAATAATGTCCATTCTGTAGGATTCATTGGGCAAAATATTGCAAGAGGAAGGCCATTAAATCTAGTAACTGTGCTTGTACCcgaggaggaagggaaggcagaGGGGAGCCAGGGACGTTTGAGTCAAGGAAGGGTGACCCTCCCCAACTCTCATCTGCTCCCTGGGACCAGGTGAGGCTTCAAGCTCCGAGGAAGAGCCTCCATCCCCAGAGGACAAAGAGAACCAGGCCCCTAAACGGGCTGGCCCACACCTGCGTTTCGAGATCAGCAGTGAGGATGGGTTCAGCGTGGAGGCAGAGAGCTTGGAAGGTGAGTTGGGGATAGGGTTGACAGGGAGGGGAGATGTTCCACAGAACATTATCCTGACAGCTctggccctgccctctccccagggGCATGGAGAACTCTGATTGAGAAGGTGCAAGAGGCCCGAGGGCATGCCCGGCTCAGACATCTCTCCTTCAGTGGTAACTGAGGGGGGTCCACAGGGATGCTGGGAGCTGGGATGACTCCCAGTTGACAGGATGGACCTCCGACATGACCAGTGTGTCCTCACCGTTGGCTCTCCCCAGGAATGAGTGGGGCAAGGCTCCTGGGCATCCACCACGATGCTGTCATCTTCCTGGCAGAGCAGCTGCCCGGGGCTCAGCGCTGCCAGCACTACAAGTTCCGCTACCACCAGCAGGGAgagggccaggaggagccacccctgAATCCCCATGGGGCAGCCCGCGCTGAGGTCTATCTCCGGTGAGAGGTCTGGGGTGTGGTGCCTGGGTCCGGGTAGCCCTAGAGGAGTTCTCAAGGGTGGAAATTTAGTCTGCACAGATTGGAAACTGAGGTCTGAGAAGACACTAGGTTACTCCAGAAGTTGTTTCTGGAGACCACATCAGAAGAATGAACCCCATCTCTTCCCTTTTGCTGTGTCTTCAATAGTAGCAGTATTCTTCCTGCCCCACCAGCAGCAGGCCCAGGCCAAAGAATATATGGGTAGCATCTTCCTGAGAGAATGGCTACgaacctccctcctttcctccctcccacctgcagCAAGTGCACCTTTGACATGTTCAACTTCCTGGCCTCCCAGCACCGGGTGCTTCCTGAGGGAGCCACCTGTGACGAGGAAGAGGACGAGGTGCAGCTCAGGTCAACCAGGTATGGGAGGCAGACCAGGGTGCTGGGAGTGGTCTGGAAGGGCCCAAAAGAGGGTAATCAGGGCAAGAGAAGTTATTTCTGGGTACCAGCCTGTGTGACACTGCCATCCCCCACCAGACGTGCCACCAGTCTGGAGCTGCCCATGGCCATGCGCTTTCGCCACCTCAAGAAGACATCCAAAGAGGCTGTGGGTGTCTACAGGTTCGTGGGGTTGTGGGGAGGATGCCCCTTGGGTGGACAGGCAGGTGCCCGGGTCAGGGGCTGCCTTGGTTCTGTCCCCCTGACCTCCCCCTTGCCCATCCTACCCTGCAGATCTGCCATCCACGGGCGGGGCCTGTTCTGTAAGCGCAACATCGATGCCGGCGAGATGGTCATTGAGTACTCTGGTATTGTCATTCGCTCTGTGCTGACTGACAAGCGGGAGAAGTTCTATGATGGGAAGGTAGGCTCTGCCAGGCCGTGGGAATGAGGCAGCTGAAACAGGGCGGTCCATGGGAACAGAGCCTCTGACGTCCCCACCCTGTCCCTGTAGGGCATTGGGTGCTACATGTTCCGCATGGATGACTTTGACGTGGTGGACGCCACCATGCATGGCAATGCCGCCCGCTTCATCAACCACTCGTGTGAGCCCAATTGCTTCTCTCGAGTCATCCATGTGGAGGGCCAGAAGCACATCGTCATCTTCGCCCTGCGCCGCATCCTGCGTGGTGAGGAGCTCACCTATGACTACAAGTTCCCCATTGAGGATGCCAGCAACAAGCTGCCCTGCAACTGTGGCGCCAAGCGCTGCCGTCGCTTCCTTAACTGAAGCAGGGGCTGCCTGCCACGCCCCCCGCTGCCATCTTGCCCCTAGCTTGGGGGCTCCCTCGTCCCTCCCAGAGCATCTCACCTCCACCCTCATGTTCAGGGTgggtgtgggcatgcaggtggcGAGGGCCCTGCCTCCACCCCTCCAGCCCACCCAGCAATCGCCCCCTtcttgccctgggggcccaggatGTAGATATTGTACAAAAGTTTCTAAATCCCTTCTTTTCTATGCACTTTTTTATTTAAGGGGGTGGGATCCCAGGTGGGAACCCCCccacaataaagtctgtcaatgtttggAGAGGTGGTCTTCCATTTGTATGGTGCAGGGGACAGGTAGGACCTCGTTTCTCTGTGCCCCACACCCATTCTGAGCCAGGGAAACCCGTCAGCCTGAACAGGTAGGTAAGAGGGCATGGTTCAGAACTAGAATTGTGGGGTCTCTGAAGGCTCAGAGCTAAATACCTGTTCTGGGTTAGAATTGAACTAAGTCCTTGTAGATGAACTCTCCCGGGGGAGCAGGGCCTTTTCTCAGAGGGGACCCTGGTTGCCCAGAGGTAACCCACAGCTGGTCTTGTGAGGTGGGATTGGCCCATTCCGTGGGGGTGGGATTAGAAGGGGAATCAGGATGTCTGTTGGGTTTTGGCCCAATTAAggctttgggggtggggagcggcATGCAAGATCCTAGTTTCCTGATGGGAAATCAAACCCACCCAGTCCCCTTGTAGTGGAAATGCAGAGTTGGAACTACTGTGCTGCCAGGAATTCCTATTCATACTGTTTTAAGAGGGCTCTTAATGAGGCCGAGACAGCAGCACTTACTTCAATAGAAACTTTATTGAATACTAGGCCAGGCAAGCCCCTGATGAGCCAAGTTTGGACAGCACCTGCAGTGCATCTGCCCTCCCTATCTGGGCCAGGTGTGTGCCAAGCTGGCCCAGAGAGGCAGAGGGCTCCCGCGCCACCACCATCTCAATGAGAGCCCTCAGAGGTGAGCGACTGGGCCGCAGTGAGTAGGCAAAAGTGGACCAGGCAGCAGGCAGTCCATATCTTGCAGCCAGGTGTCGAGTGGTGCCACAGGCCATCCTCCCACCTGGCCCAGGCTCAGGATCCAGCAACAGGatcagctcctccagcacctccagCTCATCCAGGAGGCGAGAGAGGGGCTGTGACTCCAGGCTTGGCATCTCTGGGAGACAAAGTGAGGAGTGAGGAAGGGGGAGTACAAGCTTCCAGTCCACCTCCCCATCCTTGGTGTATCCTCAACTAACCCCTGCCTAGGAGTGGAGACAGAGAGACCTCCTTCCATGAGTCCCTTGCCTCTGAAGTCTccagggaggctggagaggaCGAGTGCAAGAAGTGGGTGTGGGTGTCAAGGTCGCTGCAAACCAAGCTAGGATACGGGTGTTGGACTGCTTTCCCTTGGTTGAGGCGACGGTGGTGCCTTTGCAGGGCAAGCAGGATTATGGCTGAGGTCACGAGCAGAACCAGCACTAGGAACAGGGCAAAACTCAAACTCGGCCAGGCTTGCTGAGGGGCTTTGTGCTCAGAAGTCCACGAAACACTGGGAATCGCTGGTGAGCTGGGCTCCTGGGAGCTAAGGATGCTCGATTTTCCAGGTGTCAGTGGGCAGGGCTCCTTGTTAGGGACAGGCTTCTGGAAAACAAGGGGTTGGAATAAAGTGCGAGGCATGCCCAACTTGTGAATTCTCAGCACAAACCTCTCATCCTTACCTCCCTCAATGGGTCTACATCCCTGCCTGatccagcccccgcccccccgcaacCCTCGACTCCTTTAAACCCAGGCAAGTCATCTCCAGATACCATGGCCTCATCCCTACCCTCTTCAGTTAAGCTACTCCCCTTCCCTTAATAAGACCCCACCCATCCGATCCCAAGTCAGGCCTCCAGTTCTCGCCCCGCTCCCTTAAGCTGCACCCCTGCCCAGGCCCTCTGAAACCTAAGCAGTACCTCTCGGCAGGGCCGCCCAGTTCCGCCACGGCTCCACGAGGGAATGGGTGCCGTTGCTCCGCCGCCACAAAGGCTACATAGCTCCGCGCTGTTGCTATTGCACTGTCCAGGAGGACACTCTTGAAAGGGGTGCATTACGTGATTGCCAGCATCATCCAGCCCGCAGTTTTCCGAAAACTCTAGGTCTGGTGGGAGAGAGTCTCACATGCTGTTGTCAAGCCTGCCTCCTCAGCGCTAGCTACGCCCTTTCATCTTTGCCCTATCCTTGCAGGCCCCGCCCCTTAAACGGTACTCACCCAACCTATCAGCGGACCTATAACCTCTAACCCCGCCCCACAGTACCTCAAGCAGCCTCCCAACCCTCTCTACCCAGGCACCGCCCCTTAAATTGCCCCGCCCACTTCTTCCTCTCTGCTCGGTTCCCGCCTAATGGGTCACACATCTTCACCTTGACCCTCTTAACACACGGCTCCTTTCTTCGCAGGCTTAGCCCACATCCTCACTCGTCTATGCACAACCCACCGCCCCTACCCTGAAGCAAGCCTCACAGGCCGTAGCACACAGACCTCGCCCCTTCCCCTGGCCCATCACCCTGTAACTCCGCCCGAACATATACAAACGCCCAGTTTCCCGCTCCTCACCCGAGCAAGGGGGCGGCCCGAAGCGCTGCAGGCAGCTGCCACAGCACCGGTTGTCAGGGTTCCAGTACTCGAGGCGGCCGCAGTGCTGAGAGGCCTCCCAAGGCGCCGCCTGGGCCAGGAGCAGCACAGCAGTCCGGAGGAGGCGTAGGGGCCCCATCCGGGCGGAGCCTACAATCTGGGGGCCCCTGACCACACGA from the Capra hircus breed San Clemente chromosome 18, ASM170441v1, whole genome shotgun sequence genome contains:
- the IGFLR1 gene encoding IGF-like family receptor 1, which gives rise to MHPFQECPPGQCNSNSAELCSLCGGGATAPIPSWSRGGTGRPCREKPVPNKEPCPLTPGKSSILSSQEPSSPAIPSVSWTSEHKAPQQAWPSLSFALFLVLVLLVTSAIILLALQRHHRRLNQGKAVQHPYPSLVCSDLDTHTHFLHSSSPASLETSEARDSWKEVSLSPLLGREMPSLESQPLSRLLDELEVLEELILLLDPEPGPGGRMACGTTRHLAARYGLPAAWSTFAYSLRPSRSPLRALIEMVVAREPSASLGQLGTHLAQIGRADALQVLSKLGSSGACLA